CCTGAGCCGCAACCAGGGCAACCAGTGCGAGGTGGCGCTTGAGTGCGGCGCCCGCATCGCCCTGCCGTTGTGCGCGGGGGAACTGCATACCGGTAGCCAGGTGACGCTGGGGATTCGCCCCGAGCACCTGAACATCGACCGCGCCGGGCAAGGTATCCAAGGCTCGCTGCAGGTGACCGCCGATGTCAGCGAGCGACTGGGCAGCGACAGTTACTGCCATATGCGCGCCGCCTCCGGGGAAATGCTCACCGTGCGAGTGCGCGGGGATTTCGCACCAGCCTTTGGCGAGGCGCTGGAACTGACCTTCGATCCCGCCCATTGCCACCTGTTCGACAGCAACGGCCAGGCCCTCGACAAACGCCTGCAACAAGCGGCCTAAGGACTCCAGGATGAAACTGAACCAGCACAACCTCGGCCAACTGCCGCCCACCGTCGCCCGCCCCTCCTACGACCGCGCCCAACTGCGCCAGGGCATCGTGCACATCGGCGTCGGCGGCTTCCACCGCGCCCACCAGGCCGCCTACACCGACGCCCTGATGAACGGCGGAGAAGGCCTCGACTGGGCCATCTGCGGCATCGGCTTGCGCGGCGAAGACCGCGCCATGCGCGACGCCCTTGCCGGCCAGGACCACCTCTACACCCTGTTCGAACTGGGCGACCAGCCCGACACCAAGGTCCGCGTGATCGCCGCCATCAACGGCATGCTGCTGGCTGCGGACGGCGCCGAACCGCTGCTGGCCAAACTGGCCGAACCCAATATCCGCATCGTCTCGCTGACCATCACCGAAGGCGGCTACTGCATCGACGACAGCACCGGCGAGTTCCGCATCGACCTGCCACAGATCCAGCACGACCTGGCCAACCCGCAATCCCCGCAAAGCGTCTTCGGCTACCTCTGCGAAGCCCTGCGCCGCCGCCGCGAAGCCGGCACCGGGCCGTTCACCGTGATGTCATGCGACAACCTCCCGCACAACGGCGACGTCGCCCGCAAGGCCCTGTTGGCCTTCGCCCAGCGCCTCGACCCCGACCTGGCCGACTGGGTCGCCAGCCACGTCAGCTTCCCCAACGCCATGGTCGACCGCATCACCCCGATGACCAGCCCCGCCCACCGCCAGCAACTGCGCGAGCGCCACGGCGTCGACGATGCCTGGCCGGTGGTGTGCGAGCCGTTTTTGCAATGGGTGGTGGAAGACACCTTCGTCGCGGGCCGCCCGGCCTGGGAGAAAGTCGGCGTGCAGTTCACCCGCGACGTCACCCCCTATGAAGAGATGAAGATCAAGCTGCTCAACGGCAGCCACCTGGCCCTCACCTATCTGGGCTTTTTGCAAGGCTACCGCTTCGTCCACGAAACCCTCGCCGACCCGCTGCTGCGCCGCTACATGCGCACCTTCATGGACCAGGACGTAACCCCACAACTGGCCCCGGTGCCCGGCATCGATCTTGAGCGCTACAAGCAAAGCCTCGGCGAACGCTTCGCCAACCGCGCCATCGCCGACCAGCTGGAGCGCGTGTGCTCCGACGGCTCGTCGAAGTTCCCCAAGTTCATCGTGCCCACCGCCAACCGCCTGATCGCCGACGGCAAGCCGCTGGAGCGCGTGGCCCTGGTGGTCGCCGCCTGGGCCCTGTACCTGCGCGGCGAAGACGAGCACGGCAACCGCTACAGCATCCCCGACCCCCGCGCCGCCGATTGCCAGGCCCGGGTGGTGCAACGCGACGGCCTGGCCGCCCGGGTGCTGGGCGACGAGGCGATCTTCGGCAGCGCCATCCCCGCGTCCAAGGCCTTCGTCAGCGCCTTCGAGCGCCTGTACGACAGCTTGCGCGAAGTCGGCGTGAGTGAAACCCTGCGCCAGGTCCTCGGCGACTGACACGGAGTGTTTCGAAATGGACGGATTGTTCCTCGGCATCGACTGCGGCACCCAGGGCACCAAGGCCCTGGTGCTGGACGCTGGCAGCGGCCAGGTGCTCGGCCTGGGCAGCGCCGCCCACGCCCCGCCCCAGGGCCGTGACGGCCGGCGCGAGCAGGATCCCGCCGACTGGCTAG
This window of the Pseudomonas mosselii genome carries:
- a CDS encoding mannitol dehydrogenase family protein, whose translation is MKLNQHNLGQLPPTVARPSYDRAQLRQGIVHIGVGGFHRAHQAAYTDALMNGGEGLDWAICGIGLRGEDRAMRDALAGQDHLYTLFELGDQPDTKVRVIAAINGMLLAADGAEPLLAKLAEPNIRIVSLTITEGGYCIDDSTGEFRIDLPQIQHDLANPQSPQSVFGYLCEALRRRREAGTGPFTVMSCDNLPHNGDVARKALLAFAQRLDPDLADWVASHVSFPNAMVDRITPMTSPAHRQQLRERHGVDDAWPVVCEPFLQWVVEDTFVAGRPAWEKVGVQFTRDVTPYEEMKIKLLNGSHLALTYLGFLQGYRFVHETLADPLLRRYMRTFMDQDVTPQLAPVPGIDLERYKQSLGERFANRAIADQLERVCSDGSSKFPKFIVPTANRLIADGKPLERVALVVAAWALYLRGEDEHGNRYSIPDPRAADCQARVVQRDGLAARVLGDEAIFGSAIPASKAFVSAFERLYDSLREVGVSETLRQVLGD